The Paracoccus aminophilus JCM 7686 genome window below encodes:
- the gnd gene encoding phosphogluconate dehydrogenase (NAD(+)-dependent, decarboxylating), whose protein sequence is MELGMIGLGRMGANMARRLARQGHQITAFDPSPEARAQAQAPGIGPVGSLSELIAALPSPRILWLMVPSGQPVDSTLDQILPALAAGDIVIDGGNSNYKDSQRRGARLAELGLHFVDCGTSGGIWGLEEGYSMMIGGAPEVVESLRPIFASLAPSPTSGWGRVGPVGAGHFTKMIHNGIEYGMMEAYAEGFAILHHKREFDLDLHQISEIWREGSVIRSWLLDLTAAALEKDPGMTGLEPWVDDSGEGRWTVAEAIALDVPAPVITMSLIGRLRSRDRDSYSDKLLAAMRQQFGGHAVKKG, encoded by the coding sequence ATGGAACTCGGAATGATCGGCCTTGGGCGCATGGGCGCCAATATGGCCCGGCGCCTCGCCCGGCAGGGCCACCAGATCACCGCCTTCGACCCCAGCCCAGAGGCCCGCGCGCAGGCCCAAGCCCCCGGCATCGGCCCGGTCGGCAGCCTGTCCGAGCTGATCGCCGCCCTGCCCTCTCCGCGCATCCTGTGGCTGATGGTGCCCTCGGGCCAGCCGGTCGATAGCACGCTCGACCAGATCCTGCCCGCGCTCGCGGCGGGCGATATCGTCATCGATGGCGGAAATTCGAACTACAAGGACAGCCAGCGCCGTGGCGCGCGTCTGGCCGAGCTTGGCCTGCATTTCGTCGACTGCGGCACCAGCGGCGGGATCTGGGGGCTGGAGGAAGGCTACAGCATGATGATCGGCGGCGCACCCGAGGTGGTCGAAAGCCTGCGCCCGATCTTTGCCAGCCTTGCCCCCAGCCCGACCTCTGGCTGGGGCCGGGTCGGTCCGGTCGGCGCGGGTCATTTCACCAAGATGATCCACAACGGCATCGAATACGGCATGATGGAGGCCTATGCTGAGGGTTTCGCCATCCTGCACCACAAGCGCGAATTTGACCTCGACCTGCATCAGATCTCGGAGATCTGGCGCGAGGGCAGCGTCATCCGGTCTTGGCTGCTCGATCTGACCGCCGCCGCCTTGGAAAAGGACCCCGGCATGACCGGGCTTGAACCTTGGGTCGATGATTCCGGCGAGGGCCGCTGGACGGTGGCCGAGGCAATCGCGCTCGATGTCCCTGCCCCGGTGATTACCATGTCGCTGATCGGACGGCTGCGCTCGCGCGATCGCGACAGCTATTCCGACAAGCTTCTGGCGGCGATGCGCCAGCAATTCGGCGGCCATGCGGTCAAGAAAGGCTGA
- a CDS encoding HutD/Ves family protein, translating to MTTLHLPAQGYTTLPWKNGSGSTDEIWLWPPDATREAFSIRISRAPITTRGVFSSFPGADRAITLIEGQGLALEFDEIRQELAPLAPFLFDTGRAPIGDPLAGPVRVFNVMAKRAEWRLTGAALAAPGTAFAADLSVIFALEPQGITTATGRFDLAAQDTLVTPEAGQVEGRALIVSLARAV from the coding sequence ATGACGACCCTGCACCTGCCGGCGCAAGGCTATACCACCCTGCCGTGGAAGAATGGCAGCGGCTCGACCGATGAAATCTGGCTCTGGCCGCCAGACGCCACGCGCGAGGCGTTTTCCATCCGCATCTCGCGCGCCCCGATCACCACGCGCGGCGTGTTTTCCTCCTTTCCCGGCGCGGATCGTGCGATCACGCTGATCGAGGGGCAGGGGCTTGCACTGGAATTTGATGAAATCCGTCAAGAGCTTGCGCCACTTGCGCCCTTCCTGTTCGACACCGGGCGCGCGCCAATCGGTGATCCGCTGGCCGGTCCGGTCCGGGTGTTCAATGTGATGGCGAAACGCGCGGAGTGGCGTCTGACCGGGGCGGCATTGGCCGCGCCCGGCACGGCCTTCGCCGCCGATCTGAGCGTGATCTTCGCGCTCGAGCCGCAAGGCATCACGACCGCGACCGGGCGGTTCGATCTGGCGGCGCAGGATACGCTGGTCACGCCCGAGGCCGGGCAGGTCGAAGGGCGCGCGCTGATCGTATCGCTGGCCCGCGCGGTGTGA
- a CDS encoding LysR substrate-binding domain-containing protein — protein sequence MTAEAQTPETTARDRFIAGMSHAACTVNIVTTDGPAGRAGVTVSAMASVSADGDAPTLLVCVHHLSPAATKIIENGVLCVNVLREDQSYISEAFAGRFKDELGDKFECTEWVTLENGTPRVADPLVAFECRVLSAERVGTHHVLLCAVDDTHSARLGSPLIYANRSYGASRRIDAPRTMRGALNGKGVKLKVGCFHTFGPFLMPALIRQLGGLDLELLEGDQRRLTEGLIAGETEIALIYDNDLDERFDWEELGTLEPYVLLAEDHPMARQSEVHPTDLAAEPMVLLDAPPSSAYFTGILRAQGVEPLIAHRSVSFEMVRGMVAHGLGYTLLATKPAASMSYDGLPLVALPLAGAHQLAHVVLARRKGHQLSSAAERFAEKCREKFARPA from the coding sequence ATGACTGCCGAAGCCCAAACTCCCGAAACCACCGCGCGCGATCGCTTCATCGCCGGAATGAGCCATGCGGCCTGCACCGTCAATATCGTGACAACCGACGGGCCCGCGGGCCGCGCAGGCGTCACGGTTTCGGCCATGGCCTCGGTTTCGGCGGATGGCGATGCGCCGACGCTTCTGGTCTGCGTCCATCATCTCAGCCCGGCTGCCACGAAGATCATCGAGAATGGCGTGCTCTGCGTCAACGTCCTGCGCGAAGACCAATCCTATATCTCGGAGGCCTTTGCCGGGCGCTTCAAGGACGAGCTTGGCGACAAGTTCGAATGCACCGAGTGGGTCACGCTGGAGAATGGCACGCCCCGCGTCGCCGATCCGCTGGTGGCGTTCGAATGCCGCGTGCTCTCGGCGGAACGGGTCGGCACCCATCATGTGCTGCTGTGCGCGGTCGATGACACCCATAGCGCGCGGCTCGGCTCGCCGCTGATCTATGCCAACCGCTCTTATGGCGCCTCGCGCCGGATTGATGCGCCCCGGACCATGCGCGGCGCCTTGAACGGCAAGGGGGTCAAGCTAAAGGTCGGTTGCTTCCACACCTTCGGCCCCTTTCTCATGCCCGCGCTGATCCGACAGCTGGGCGGGCTGGATCTCGAGCTGCTCGAAGGCGATCAGCGCCGTCTGACCGAGGGGCTGATCGCGGGCGAGACCGAGATCGCGCTGATCTATGACAATGACCTCGACGAGCGGTTTGATTGGGAAGAGCTCGGCACGCTCGAACCCTATGTGCTGCTGGCCGAAGATCACCCGATGGCGCGCCAGTCGGAAGTGCATCCGACCGATCTCGCCGCCGAGCCGATGGTCCTGCTCGATGCCCCGCCCTCCAGCGCCTATTTCACCGGCATTCTGCGCGCGCAGGGGGTCGAACCGCTGATTGCCCATCGCTCGGTCTCGTTCGAGATGGTGCGCGGCATGGTCGCCCATGGTCTAGGCTATACGCTGTTGGCCACGAAGCCCGCCGCCAGCATGAGCTATGACGGCTTGCCGCTGGTCGCCTTGCCGCTTGCCGGTGCGCATCAGCTGGCCCATGTCGTTCTAGCCCGGCGCAAGGGGCATCAGCTCTCAAGCGCCGCCGAGCGTTTCGCCGAGAAATGCCGCGAGAAATTCGCGCGCCCGGCCTAG
- a CDS encoding LysR family transcriptional regulator, whose translation MRFTLRQLSYFIAAGETLSVTKAAEQVNISQPSISAAISHLETEFNVQLFLRHHAQGLSLTPAGTRLLRAAKESLRTAAELYEVANDVNDHISGALNVGTFFTFAPLIAPELWAGFSRRHTDARMTLTEGSEAEIIEALRLARIDLALTYNLNMPPDVDFIELAQLKTYVLVGADHRFAARRSIRLAELIDDPFILIDLPLTRDYFLGLFRQIGGTPHVIMETKSIASLRSYVAAGIGYGMMTVRPLNMRAENGLPLVYLPLEDVTHSLSFGIASLAEIRRSRVAEAFIAHCREVMADGNLPGMLPLDSLRAPEGAALQTS comes from the coding sequence ATGCGTTTCACACTTAGGCAACTCAGCTATTTCATTGCGGCCGGAGAGACCCTCTCGGTCACCAAGGCCGCGGAACAGGTGAATATCTCGCAGCCCTCGATCTCGGCGGCGATTTCTCACCTCGAAACCGAATTCAACGTGCAGCTTTTCCTGCGCCACCATGCGCAGGGCCTGTCGCTGACACCCGCAGGCACCCGCTTGCTGCGCGCCGCCAAGGAAAGCCTGCGCACCGCCGCCGAGCTTTACGAGGTCGCCAATGACGTGAACGACCATATTTCGGGAGCGCTGAATGTGGGCACTTTCTTCACCTTCGCGCCGCTGATCGCGCCCGAGCTTTGGGCCGGTTTCTCGCGCCGCCACACAGACGCCCGCATGACGCTGACCGAAGGCAGCGAGGCCGAGATCATCGAGGCGCTGCGTCTCGCGCGGATTGATCTGGCGCTGACCTATAATCTCAACATGCCGCCGGATGTCGATTTCATCGAACTGGCCCAGCTCAAGACCTATGTGCTGGTCGGCGCCGATCACCGCTTTGCCGCGCGCCGCTCGATCCGGCTGGCCGAGCTGATCGACGATCCCTTCATCCTGATCGACCTGCCGCTGACGCGCGATTACTTCCTCGGGCTCTTCCGCCAGATCGGCGGCACGCCTCATGTCATCATGGAAACCAAATCCATCGCCTCGTTGCGGTCCTATGTGGCGGCGGGGATCGGTTACGGCATGATGACGGTGCGGCCCCTGAACATGCGCGCGGAGAACGGCCTGCCGCTGGTCTATCTGCCGCTGGAAGATGTCACCCATTCGCTCAGTTTCGGCATTGCCTCGCTGGCGGAAATCCGACGCTCGCGCGTGGCGGAGGCCTTTATCGCGCATTGCCGCGAGGTGATGGCCGACGGAAATCTGCCGGGAATGCTGCCCTTGGACAGCCTGCGCGCTCCCGAAGGCGCCGCCCTTCAGACTTCCTGA
- the argE gene encoding acetylornithine deacetylase, whose amino-acid sequence MTATPSTLDILRRLISFETISRRSNLDLLDYVESLLGPAGARIERFAHDDGSRANLWASVGPEIAGGVVLSGHSDVVPVAGQDWTRDPFTLTEEDGRYYGRGTTDMKGFVAAAIRALLLAAKRPLTRPLHLALSYDEEIGCMGVRSLIAAIEARPLRPALCIIGEPTGMKIATGHKGKTGYRACCFGQEGHSALAPQALNAIHLGAAFIASLEARQAELALTGHRDPAYDIPYSTLHAGIMRAGTALNIVPNLCEIDFEIRNLAEDDPAEILAGLALDAETIAAPHRDRFPQARIEITEISGYPGLTTPDSDPVIALLRRITGENGPAIKVAFGTEGGLFQQATGMSTAICGPGFMDQGHKPDEFISAAQLALCDQSLARLVGELVQLHI is encoded by the coding sequence GTGACCGCGACGCCCTCGACCCTCGACATCCTGCGCAGGCTGATCTCGTTTGAGACGATCTCGCGCCGCTCGAACCTTGATCTGCTCGATTATGTCGAAAGCCTGCTCGGCCCCGCAGGCGCGCGGATCGAGCGTTTTGCCCATGACGACGGCAGCCGCGCCAATCTTTGGGCGAGCGTCGGGCCCGAGATCGCGGGCGGGGTGGTCTTGTCCGGTCATAGCGATGTCGTCCCGGTGGCCGGGCAGGATTGGACGCGCGATCCCTTCACGCTGACGGAAGAGGACGGGCGCTATTACGGGCGCGGCACCACCGATATGAAGGGCTTTGTCGCGGCGGCGATCCGCGCGCTTTTGCTGGCGGCCAAGCGTCCGCTGACACGGCCTCTGCATCTCGCTTTGTCCTATGACGAGGAAATCGGCTGCATGGGCGTGCGCAGCCTGATCGCGGCTATCGAGGCGCGCCCGCTGCGCCCCGCGCTGTGCATCATCGGCGAGCCGACCGGCATGAAGATCGCCACCGGCCACAAGGGCAAGACCGGCTATCGCGCCTGCTGCTTCGGCCAAGAGGGCCATTCGGCGCTGGCCCCTCAGGCGCTGAACGCGATCCATCTGGGCGCCGCCTTTATCGCGAGCCTTGAAGCCCGGCAGGCCGAGCTTGCGCTGACCGGCCACCGCGATCCGGCCTATGACATTCCCTATTCGACCCTTCATGCCGGGATCATGCGCGCGGGCACCGCGCTCAATATCGTGCCGAACCTCTGCGAGATTGATTTCGAGATCCGCAATCTCGCAGAGGATGATCCGGCCGAGATCCTGGCGGGCCTTGCGCTCGACGCCGAAACCATCGCCGCCCCCCATCGCGACCGCTTCCCGCAAGCCCGGATCGAGATTACCGAAATCTCGGGCTATCCCGGACTGACAACGCCCGACAGCGATCCGGTCATCGCGCTTTTGCGACGCATCACCGGCGAGAACGGCCCGGCAATCAAGGTGGCTTTCGGCACCGAAGGCGGGCTTTTCCAGCAGGCAACCGGCATGTCCACGGCGATCTGCGGCCCGGGTTTCATGGATCAGGGCCACAAGCCCGATGAATTCATCTCGGCGGCGCAACTGGCGCTTTGCGATCAAAGCCTCGCCCGTCTTGTCGGCGAGCTGGTGCAATTACACATATGA
- a CDS encoding DUF1028 domain-containing protein encodes MTFSISGRCPDTGMFGIAVSSSSPCVAARCAHARAGVGVVATQNITDPSLGPKGLDLMAQGLSASDALARLTAEAPHIDFRQLALVDRNGGTAGWSGARTLGTHAIAYGEGVAAAGNLLCAADIPERMVAEFAAAKGQHLGDRLLAGMRASVAAGGEEGPVHSMGLIIVDKVSWPIADLRIDWSEGDPIEDCAALWARWRLEMEAYVTRALNPDAAPSYGVPGDL; translated from the coding sequence ATGACCTTCTCGATTTCGGGGCGCTGCCCTGACACCGGCATGTTCGGGATCGCGGTCTCGTCCTCGTCGCCTTGCGTGGCCGCGCGTTGCGCCCATGCGCGGGCAGGCGTCGGCGTGGTTGCGACCCAGAACATCACCGATCCGAGCCTCGGCCCGAAGGGGCTCGATCTGATGGCGCAAGGGCTTTCGGCCTCGGACGCACTCGCCCGGCTGACCGCCGAGGCGCCGCATATCGACTTTCGCCAATTGGCGCTGGTGGATCGCAACGGCGGCACGGCGGGCTGGTCGGGGGCGCGCACGCTTGGCACCCATGCGATTGCCTATGGCGAGGGCGTCGCGGCGGCGGGCAATCTGCTTTGCGCCGCCGACATCCCCGAGAGGATGGTCGCGGAATTCGCCGCCGCCAAGGGCCAGCATCTCGGCGACAGGCTGTTGGCCGGAATGCGCGCCTCGGTCGCGGCGGGGGGCGAGGAAGGTCCGGTGCATTCCATGGGCCTGATCATCGTCGATAAGGTGAGCTGGCCGATTGCCGATCTGCGCATAGACTGGAGCGAGGGCGATCCGATCGAGGATTGCGCGGCGCTTTGGGCGCGCTGGCGGCTGGAGATGGAAGCCTATGTCACCCGTGCGCTCAATCCCGATGCCGCGCCAAGCTATGGCGTGCCCGGCGATCTGTGA
- a CDS encoding RidA family protein, which translates to MTVHHRIRPFNTKETYPEQNLNNDLSQGVVARGTMVFLRGQVAQDLDTRECLHVGDPAMQTRKTMENIKMLLEEAGSKMEHICRIVVYVTDIRYREAVYQEMGKHIKGVHPCSTGIVVPALARPEWIVEIEATAVIPDA; encoded by the coding sequence ATGACCGTTCATCACCGCATCCGCCCCTTCAACACCAAAGAAACCTATCCCGAGCAGAATCTGAACAACGATCTGAGCCAGGGCGTCGTCGCGCGTGGCACGATGGTGTTCCTGCGCGGTCAGGTCGCGCAAGATCTCGACACGCGCGAATGTCTGCATGTCGGCGATCCTGCGATGCAGACGCGCAAGACGATGGAAAACATCAAGATGCTGCTCGAAGAGGCGGGATCGAAGATGGAGCATATTTGCCGCATCGTCGTCTATGTCACCGATATCCGTTACCGCGAGGCGGTTTATCAGGAAATGGGCAAGCATATCAAAGGCGTGCATCCCTGCTCGACCGGGATCGTCGTGCCCGCGCTGGCGCGTCCCGAATGGATCGTCGAGATCGAGGCGACCGCCGTCATTCCGGACGCATGA
- a CDS encoding 4-hydroxyphenylacetate 3-hydroxylase family protein: MLRTGEQYRDSIRDGRRVWINGERVQDITKHPMFKPMIDVRARIYDMAHDDATRDVMSYEENGERFSVGLKLPYTKDDWHAKRRATDTVLEDIGGVVTRVGDETAGEMWSLYDGQDILNEVDPRFSTNIRNHIHHVIKTDPFHVSANTDPKGDRSKRPQDQDPDMLLHVVKETDAGIIVRGAKYETAAAYANQAFTKPTIANWGNEAMSDYAVGFVCDFSSPNLRFIARTGFAGRAPARDYPLSNKFDEVETLVVYDNVLIPWENVLFYQHTKAATFIRATLHRYSAFAFVQRNLKLADMLIGAALWNVRQTGLEHQPAVQEKLATLACYREGINAHLTAAIADAEESPGGLLMPNQSLLMTGRVLACSQLHHMMHIARELCGGQICITPDVASFEDPEAGPWLDKFYTLNENWASEDRRKLLAYARDLLNSDYAGHRLTFQLFAQSPPFAHLAAVYRNFDWNEALRFTHKSAGLSDQVWGDKR, from the coding sequence ATGTTAAGAACCGGAGAACAGTATCGCGATTCCATCCGCGACGGTCGCCGCGTCTGGATCAATGGCGAACGCGTGCAGGACATCACCAAACATCCGATGTTCAAGCCGATGATCGACGTGCGCGCCCGGATTTACGACATGGCGCATGACGACGCGACGCGCGATGTGATGAGCTATGAGGAAAATGGCGAGCGTTTCTCGGTCGGGCTGAAACTGCCCTATACCAAGGACGACTGGCACGCCAAACGCCGCGCCACCGATACGGTTCTGGAAGATATCGGCGGCGTCGTCACCCGTGTCGGCGACGAGACCGCAGGCGAGATGTGGTCACTTTACGACGGGCAGGACATCCTGAACGAGGTCGATCCGCGCTTCTCGACCAATATCCGCAACCATATCCATCACGTCATCAAGACCGACCCGTTCCATGTCTCGGCCAATACCGATCCGAAGGGCGACCGCTCGAAACGGCCGCAGGATCAGGATCCGGACATGCTGTTGCATGTGGTCAAGGAGACCGATGCAGGGATCATCGTGCGCGGCGCGAAATATGAAACCGCGGCCGCCTATGCCAACCAGGCCTTCACCAAACCGACGATTGCCAATTGGGGCAATGAGGCGATGTCGGATTATGCGGTGGGCTTTGTCTGCGACTTTTCCTCGCCGAACCTGCGCTTTATCGCGCGCACGGGGTTTGCCGGTCGCGCCCCGGCGCGTGATTATCCGCTCTCGAACAAATTCGACGAGGTCGAGACGCTGGTCGTTTACGACAATGTGCTGATCCCGTGGGAAAATGTGCTGTTTTATCAGCACACCAAAGCCGCCACTTTCATCCGCGCGACCCTGCACCGCTACTCGGCCTTTGCCTTCGTGCAGCGCAACCTGAAGCTTGCCGATATGCTGATCGGCGCGGCTTTGTGGAACGTGCGCCAGACCGGGCTTGAGCATCAACCGGCGGTTCAGGAAAAGCTGGCGACGCTGGCGTGCTACCGCGAGGGCATCAATGCCCATCTCACCGCCGCGATTGCCGATGCCGAGGAAAGCCCGGGCGGTCTTTTGATGCCGAACCAGTCGCTTTTGATGACCGGCCGCGTGCTCGCCTGCTCGCAATTGCACCATATGATGCATATCGCCCGCGAGCTTTGCGGCGGCCAGATCTGCATTACCCCCGATGTCGCGAGTTTCGAGGATCCCGAGGCCGGGCCGTGGCTCGATAAGTTCTACACGCTCAATGAAAACTGGGCGAGCGAGGACCGCCGCAAGCTGCTGGCCTATGCTCGTGATCTGCTGAATTCGGATTACGCCGGCCACCGCTTGACCTTCCAGCTGTTCGCGCAATCGCCGCCCTTCGCCCATCTCGCGGCGGTTTATCGCAACTTCGACTGGAACGAGGCTTTGCGCTTCACCCACAAATCCGCAGGCCTGTCCGATCAGGTCTGGGGCGACAAACGCTAA
- a CDS encoding branched-chain amino acid ABC transporter substrate-binding protein, producing MALLTTTRRAVLAGLALSTALLAAPAFADRPTVKIGFIGPISGGNAAQGLGAKNGFLLAIEQANADPAQPFTVEPVVLDDASDPQTGVSAAMKLVNDPQVIAATGHWNSPVALATMPVFARFQVPLVIWGAISPDITKQNLLQVTRVTPTLLTENKPLAEWAVKDFGAKKIAVIADTSDYGKANADAFNEFVPASGGEIVSTDLLPVGSTDFRTILTALKGKNVDAVYFGGVITEAGILAKQMKEIGLDKPMIGISGFYDPEFISVAGDAASNAIVSYPSAAQTPKLAKMEADYTAKGFAEPESPYTKFAFDAANIIIAAAKEVGTEDKVKLAEAIRSGKFDGATGEITFDANGQTQTPIAIELKTVRDGKWTTYTKP from the coding sequence ATGGCACTTTTGACGACAACGCGCCGCGCCGTTCTGGCCGGTCTCGCGCTCTCTACTGCACTGCTGGCGGCCCCTGCCTTCGCCGATCGCCCGACCGTGAAGATCGGCTTCATCGGGCCGATCTCTGGCGGCAATGCCGCTCAGGGGTTGGGCGCGAAGAACGGCTTCCTGCTGGCAATCGAGCAGGCGAATGCCGATCCCGCGCAACCCTTCACGGTTGAGCCGGTGGTGCTTGACGATGCCTCTGATCCCCAGACCGGGGTTTCGGCGGCTATGAAACTTGTGAATGACCCCCAGGTGATTGCCGCGACCGGGCACTGGAACTCTCCGGTGGCCTTGGCGACGATGCCGGTCTTTGCCCGCTTCCAGGTGCCGCTGGTGATTTGGGGGGCGATCTCGCCCGATATCACCAAGCAGAACCTGTTGCAGGTGACCCGCGTCACGCCGACGCTGCTGACCGAAAACAAGCCGCTCGCCGAATGGGCGGTCAAGGATTTCGGCGCCAAGAAGATCGCGGTGATTGCCGATACCTCGGATTACGGCAAGGCCAATGCCGACGCCTTCAACGAATTCGTCCCGGCTTCGGGTGGCGAGATCGTCTCGACCGATCTGCTGCCGGTCGGCTCGACCGATTTCCGCACCATCCTGACCGCGCTCAAGGGCAAGAATGTCGATGCGGTCTATTTTGGCGGCGTCATCACCGAGGCGGGGATTCTCGCCAAGCAGATGAAGGAAATCGGGCTCGACAAGCCGATGATCGGGATCTCGGGTTTCTATGATCCGGAATTCATCTCGGTCGCGGGCGATGCCGCCTCGAATGCCATCGTGTCCTATCCCTCGGCCGCGCAGACGCCGAAACTGGCCAAGATGGAGGCCGATTACACCGCCAAAGGCTTTGCCGAGCCCGAGAGCCCCTATACGAAATTCGCCTTCGACGCGGCCAATATCATCATTGCCGCCGCCAAAGAGGTCGGCACCGAGGACAAGGTCAAGCTGGCCGAGGCGATCCGCTCGGGTAAGTTCGACGGCGCCACCGGCGAGATCACCTTCGACGCCAATGGCCAAACCCAAACCCCGATCGCGATCGAGCTGAAGACCGTGCGCGACGGCAAATGGACGACTTACACCAAACCCTGA
- a CDS encoding branched-chain amino acid ABC transporter permease, giving the protein MDSLFLQYLLNWLVLGSIYTLVAIGFSLLFGLLNVIHFSHGDVSMIAPFVALGSLQFLLGITSSTVGIGPILLVLALAILVTGVIGIAADRLVISRFRQAPAMMALVATVALGTVVRELIRGFYPQGSNPKAFPSIVEGFVTLNSLRLPALPVLIIATTVLVIVLMAALMQKTPIGMRIRAVAEDAATARLMGITPSRIFAFTFFLASAVGALGALFFASYAGVVRFDFGVQLGLIGFSAAVIGGLGSMTGAVLGSLAIAGIETLVQANMADGASYRLVFCFLLVIFMLCVRPSGLLGKPVFEKV; this is encoded by the coding sequence ATGGATAGTCTATTCCTTCAGTACCTGCTCAACTGGCTGGTCCTGGGAAGTATCTATACGCTTGTGGCAATCGGTTTCAGTCTGCTGTTCGGCCTGCTCAACGTCATTCACTTTTCGCATGGGGACGTGTCGATGATCGCCCCCTTCGTGGCTTTGGGCAGCCTGCAGTTCTTGCTGGGAATCACCAGCAGCACGGTTGGCATCGGCCCGATTCTTCTGGTTCTGGCGCTTGCCATTCTGGTCACGGGGGTGATCGGGATCGCGGCGGACCGGCTGGTGATCTCGCGCTTCCGGCAGGCTCCGGCGATGATGGCGCTGGTCGCGACCGTCGCCCTTGGCACGGTCGTGCGCGAGCTCATTCGCGGTTTCTATCCGCAGGGCTCGAACCCCAAGGCCTTCCCCTCGATCGTCGAGGGATTCGTCACGCTGAACAGCCTGCGGCTGCCCGCGCTGCCGGTGCTGATCATCGCGACCACGGTTCTCGTCATCGTGCTGATGGCGGCTTTGATGCAGAAAACCCCGATCGGAATGCGCATCCGTGCCGTGGCCGAAGATGCCGCGACCGCGCGGCTGATGGGGATCACGCCTTCGCGGATCTTTGCCTTCACCTTCTTTCTCGCTTCGGCGGTCGGGGCATTGGGCGCTTTGTTTTTCGCAAGCTATGCTGGCGTCGTGCGCTTCGACTTTGGCGTGCAGCTCGGGCTGATCGGCTTTTCGGCGGCGGTGATTGGCGGGCTGGGTTCAATGACCGGAGCGGTTCTCGGCTCGTTGGCGATTGCCGGGATCGAGACTCTGGTTCAGGCCAATATGGCGGACGGGGCCTCTTATCGGCTCGTCTTCTGCTTCCTTCTGGTCATCTTCATGCTCTGCGTGCGGCCCTCGGGGCTGCTCGGCAAGCCCGTGTTCGAAAAGGTCTGA
- a CDS encoding branched-chain amino acid ABC transporter permease produces the protein MSTTLTQTANRTGLPASLVVTVTEIAAAALLLAFLAAESTVMVVALLALMGAIFAGLQLWPQLEEVIVRAFHDARALATALALIIILIYPFFLGNNTYALHLLIVALIYSTLALALNFQLGSVNIPNFATGATYGIGAYTSALLAINFGWSFWATLPAAAITATVFGFLLGIPSMRTRDSYLALVTIAFGIVIQQLLNNLSWTGGANGLVGIPAPSLFGHSFMSPIEIAGRKLPPQANFYYLSAALLGLAILSAKRLHESRVGLAWNAIRADELAAKCQGINVVWYKILAFGVDAFLAAFAGTIYAFYISYISPDNFTFLVSVTIMTMVIVGGMDNTLGVILGAFLLTMLPEKLRVFSDYRLLFVSVVVILFLILRPKGLFPQRQRHYGEK, from the coding sequence ATGTCGACGACACTGACCCAAACCGCAAACCGGACCGGGCTTCCTGCAAGCCTTGTCGTCACCGTGACCGAGATCGCCGCCGCCGCCCTGCTTCTGGCCTTTCTGGCCGCAGAATCGACGGTGATGGTCGTGGCGCTTCTGGCGCTGATGGGGGCGATTTTCGCGGGATTGCAGCTTTGGCCGCAGCTCGAAGAGGTGATCGTGCGCGCCTTCCATGATGCGCGCGCCTTGGCGACCGCGCTCGCGCTGATCATTATCCTGATCTATCCGTTCTTTCTGGGCAACAACACCTATGCGCTGCATCTGCTGATCGTCGCGCTGATCTATTCGACGCTGGCGCTGGCGCTGAACTTCCAGCTCGGTTCGGTCAATATCCCGAACTTCGCGACCGGGGCGACCTATGGCATCGGCGCCTATACCTCGGCGCTGCTCGCGATCAATTTCGGCTGGAGCTTCTGGGCGACGCTGCCCGCCGCCGCGATCACCGCGACCGTCTTTGGCTTTCTGCTGGGCATTCCCTCGATGCGGACGCGCGACAGCTATCTGGCGCTGGTGACCATCGCCTTCGGGATCGTCATCCAGCAGCTTTTGAACAACCTCAGCTGGACCGGCGGCGCCAATGGTCTCGTGGGCATTCCCGCGCCCAGCCTTTTTGGCCATTCCTTCATGTCGCCGATCGAGATCGCGGGCCGCAAATTGCCGCCGCAGGCCAATTTCTATTATCTCTCGGCCGCGCTTCTCGGGCTCGCGATCCTCTCGGCGAAACGGCTGCATGAAAGCCGGGTCGGACTGGCCTGGAACGCGATCCGCGCCGATGAGCTGGCCGCGAAATGCCAAGGCATCAATGTCGTCTGGTATAAGATCCTCGCCTTTGGCGTTGACGCCTTTCTGGCGGCTTTCGCCGGGACGATCTATGCGTTCTATATTTCCTATATCTCGCCCGACAACTTCACCTTCCTTGTGTCGGTAACGATCATGACCATGGTGATCGTGGGCGGTATGGACAACACGCTTGGCGTGATCCTCGGAGCCTTCCTGCTGACGATGCTGCCCGAAAAGCTGCGCGTCTTTTCCGATTACCGGCTGCTCTTCGTCTCGGTCGTGGTGATCTTGTTCCTGATCCTGCGCCCGAAAGGGCTCTTCCCGCAGCGTCAGCGCCATTACGGAGAGAAATGA